A window of Prolixibacter sp. SD074 contains these coding sequences:
- a CDS encoding DUF2764 family protein: MKKYYCLVAGLPEIHIDDNKQNFDLKEFKDELRANLSEDDFELIKLFYRKFDNLNLIAYLKDAEAKLDDRGNLAGDDLAGILQMVKEEENPKDERIPVYFKEFIPAWLEEKPLFPDMAWEDQLATLYYDDALNSRNEFVSSWFAFNLNVQNILTAINCRNYDLDLGPAIVGNSEIANTIRESNSKDFGLAAIFPYLDDVLHIAEEANLYERERRIDALRWKWLEENSFFKYFTVEKVFAYLLQLEMIERWVKLSQETGLKIFRDFVQELQHSFEFPEEFKLNK, encoded by the coding sequence ATGAAAAAATATTACTGTCTGGTTGCCGGGCTTCCCGAGATTCACATAGATGACAATAAGCAGAACTTTGATTTGAAAGAGTTCAAGGACGAGTTGCGTGCGAACCTGTCGGAAGACGATTTTGAGTTGATTAAGCTCTTTTACCGGAAATTCGACAACCTGAACCTGATTGCATACCTGAAAGATGCGGAGGCAAAACTTGACGACCGGGGTAATCTTGCCGGGGATGATTTAGCCGGGATTTTGCAAATGGTGAAGGAGGAAGAAAATCCGAAAGATGAACGAATTCCTGTGTACTTTAAGGAGTTTATTCCTGCCTGGCTCGAAGAGAAACCACTGTTTCCCGATATGGCCTGGGAAGATCAGTTGGCGACACTTTATTACGATGACGCCCTGAACAGCCGGAATGAGTTTGTCAGCAGTTGGTTTGCCTTTAACCTGAATGTGCAGAATATTCTCACGGCAATCAATTGTCGGAATTACGATTTGGATTTAGGGCCGGCGATTGTCGGAAACAGTGAAATCGCTAATACCATCCGCGAAAGCAATTCAAAAGATTTTGGTCTGGCAGCCATCTTCCCATATCTGGATGATGTATTACATATCGCCGAAGAGGCCAATCTTTATGAACGCGAACGTCGTATTGATGCACTGCGGTGGAAATGGCTCGAAGAAAATTCTTTCTTCAAGTATTTCACCGTTGAGAAAGTCTTTGCTTACCTGTTGCAACTCGAAATGATTGAGCGATGGGTGAAACTGAGCCAGGAAACCGGTCTGAAGATTTTCCGCGATTTCGTCCAGGAACTGCAACACTCGTTCGAATTCCCTGAAGAATTTAAATTAAACAAGTAA
- a CDS encoding V-type ATP synthase subunit E family protein codes for MDNRLQELTDKIYQEGISKGNEEAEKIVSDARAEAEKILADAKKDAEKIVSEAEKKSAEFDKNTKSELKLASRQAVDALKQELVGIINGAITTSEIKAAMGDTGFIRKAIETAVKNWAVHNDETTDMQVLIPKQDEKAISDYFASVAKGVLDKGFTIETVNGLKAGFQVAPADGSYKVSFTDEDFINFFKEFLRPKIVELLFEK; via the coding sequence ATGGACAACAGACTTCAAGAGCTGACTGATAAGATTTATCAGGAAGGAATCTCGAAAGGAAACGAGGAGGCCGAAAAAATTGTGTCCGATGCCCGCGCGGAGGCAGAGAAAATTTTGGCGGATGCAAAAAAAGATGCTGAGAAAATCGTTTCTGAAGCCGAGAAAAAATCAGCCGAATTTGATAAGAACACCAAATCAGAACTCAAGCTGGCTTCCCGGCAGGCAGTTGATGCCCTGAAACAAGAACTTGTGGGCATTATTAATGGTGCCATTACCACTTCCGAAATTAAAGCAGCGATGGGGGATACCGGGTTTATCCGGAAAGCCATCGAAACAGCTGTGAAAAACTGGGCTGTACATAACGATGAAACTACCGACATGCAGGTTCTTATCCCCAAACAGGACGAAAAGGCCATCAGCGATTACTTCGCAAGTGTTGCCAAAGGGGTGCTCGATAAAGGCTTCACCATCGAAACTGTAAACGGCCTGAAGGCTGGTTTCCAGGTAGCTCCGGCTGACGGAAGCTACAAGGTCAGTTTTACCGATGAGGATTTCATCAACTTCTTCAAAGAGTTCCTGCGTCCAAAAATCGTTGAACTTCTTTTCGAAAAGTAA
- a CDS encoding HAD hydrolase family protein, with protein MTEIKMVITDLDGTLLQADHSISTADYSTLKELGERGICRVAATGRNLVKVRQALTPDMPFDFVIFSSGAGLMDWKKQKLLIARSIPSEETGEIIRFLMEEKLNFKVSREIPDNHHFAWWRSTPCEEFERYLNYHKVLGDAVPLKQGDAFPISQVLIFLRRGTELFVTIKQKILNHFPHVSVIRATSPLHPDFTWMEIFPEGVTKARGVEEVCHITGIPQEHTLGIGNDFNDMELLDYTRHSYVVDNAPDELKFRYRNSLSHLKDGFSYAVRKHL; from the coding sequence ATGACAGAAATAAAAATGGTAATAACCGACTTGGATGGCACGCTATTGCAGGCCGACCATTCCATCAGCACAGCCGATTACAGTACATTGAAGGAGTTGGGAGAACGTGGAATATGCCGGGTGGCAGCCACCGGAAGAAACCTGGTGAAAGTTAGGCAGGCGCTTACTCCCGACATGCCGTTTGATTTTGTCATTTTCAGCTCAGGCGCTGGCTTGATGGACTGGAAAAAACAAAAGCTGCTGATCGCCAGGAGTATTCCTTCTGAGGAAACCGGCGAAATCATCCGCTTTCTGATGGAGGAGAAACTGAACTTCAAAGTGTCAAGGGAGATACCGGACAATCACCATTTTGCCTGGTGGAGAAGTACCCCGTGCGAAGAATTCGAACGTTACCTGAATTATCATAAAGTGCTGGGAGACGCGGTTCCCCTAAAACAAGGCGATGCTTTTCCCATTTCGCAGGTCCTGATATTTCTCCGGCGTGGTACGGAACTGTTCGTTACCATCAAACAAAAGATACTGAACCATTTCCCTCACGTCAGTGTTATTAGGGCCACTTCTCCGTTACATCCCGATTTTACCTGGATGGAAATCTTCCCGGAAGGAGTTACGAAAGCACGTGGTGTGGAAGAAGTTTGCCACATTACCGGAATTCCACAGGAACACACGCTGGGCATCGGGAATGATTTTAACGATATGGAGTTACTCGATTACACCCGTCATTCGTATGTTGTTGACAATGCGCCGGACGAACTTAAATTTCGCTACCGGAACAGTCTTTCCCATCTTAAAGACGGATTCTCCTATGCTGTTCGAAAACATTTGTAA
- a CDS encoding pitrilysin family protein, producing MKKLILGLLTIFMVTGAFAQVPDLNSKIPFDPKTDKGVLKNGLTYYVRANQTPKNRAELMLVVSAGSILEDNDQQGLAHFCEHMSFNGTKNFPKNDLINYFESIGMEFGPEINAYTGFDQTVYMLKVPLDSAKFMNKGLQVLYDWACQVTNSNDEINKERGVIHEEWRSGQGAQQRMMKQWLPVFFKDSHYADRLPIGKMSVVDSCPPSAVRRFRDDWYRPDLQAIIVVGDFDQKKMVQEVKEKFSKIPVHKQERPKPSYDVPPQKGTLIKIVTDPEATYSSANLYIKHPMELDTTVGGYREMMMHSLYNSMINDRLSEIAQKENPPFVFARSSYGGLVGPVDVYSSMVVTHPGKIPEGLKAVLLENQRVKNYGFTASELKRAKASMMSSMETAYNERDKRKSISIADEYSRNFLMRKEPVPGLDKEHQYYKEFMPTIKLADVNALAKKWLTDDNRVIIITAPDVKGVPVPSETDVKQLLAEVDTAKVTPYKDQVSDSPLMPKQPIPGKIVSEKKIPEVNAEEWTLSNGAKVILKKTDFKDDEILFSAYGPGGYSVFPSSDDISTDFATTIMQMSGLSDFTAPELDKKLAGKVASVAPYIRQITQGFEGSSSRNDVETMLQLVNLYFTHPRFDQSAFNSFMTRMESQLDNRKASPEAAFSDTFRVVTSNYSPWVRPLTKETLKEANFDRIKAIDKDRFSNAGDFKFIFVGNIDFDKMKPLVETYLASLPTTGKTDHWKDLGIRPPKGAVVKTVYKGTEPKSIQYIQFHGPLNYDTKDIVELDALSKILTTRLLESIREDKSSVYYIGARPSFNKLPEPEYTMTIYYGTDPKKIDTLKTAVFDEIKDLIKKGPTQEEVHKAMEKMMRERETNLRENSYWSTALKSYYLNHGGDFSTFNQFNTEVDALNPEELQKAAKRVWDFNNYVSVALLPEKGTKDE from the coding sequence ATGAAAAAGTTAATCCTTGGTCTGTTGACCATTTTCATGGTAACGGGCGCTTTTGCCCAGGTGCCTGATTTAAATTCCAAAATTCCCTTTGATCCGAAAACGGATAAAGGTGTATTGAAAAATGGACTTACCTATTATGTGAGGGCTAACCAAACACCTAAAAACCGTGCAGAGTTGATGCTGGTTGTATCAGCAGGTTCAATTCTGGAAGACAACGACCAACAGGGGCTCGCCCACTTTTGCGAGCACATGAGCTTTAACGGGACCAAAAATTTCCCCAAAAATGACCTCATCAATTATTTCGAATCCATTGGTATGGAGTTCGGGCCGGAAATCAACGCGTATACCGGGTTCGACCAGACAGTTTACATGTTGAAAGTACCGCTTGACAGCGCTAAATTCATGAATAAAGGCCTGCAGGTTCTTTATGACTGGGCTTGCCAGGTAACCAATTCGAATGATGAAATCAACAAAGAACGCGGCGTGATTCATGAAGAATGGCGCAGTGGCCAGGGTGCACAGCAGCGCATGATGAAGCAATGGTTGCCGGTATTTTTCAAAGACTCACACTACGCCGACAGGTTACCTATCGGGAAAATGTCGGTTGTTGACAGTTGCCCGCCTTCAGCAGTTCGGCGTTTCCGCGACGATTGGTACCGCCCCGATCTACAGGCAATAATTGTTGTGGGCGATTTTGACCAAAAGAAAATGGTTCAGGAAGTAAAAGAGAAATTCTCCAAAATTCCCGTCCACAAACAGGAACGCCCAAAGCCCTCATATGATGTTCCTCCTCAGAAAGGCACACTCATCAAAATTGTAACCGACCCGGAAGCAACTTACTCTTCGGCCAACCTGTACATCAAACACCCGATGGAGCTTGATACAACGGTTGGCGGCTACCGCGAAATGATGATGCATAGCTTGTACAACAGCATGATCAATGACCGGTTATCGGAAATCGCACAAAAAGAAAATCCGCCTTTTGTGTTCGCCCGCTCCAGTTACGGAGGTTTGGTTGGACCGGTAGATGTATACTCTTCCATGGTTGTTACCCATCCGGGAAAAATTCCGGAAGGACTAAAAGCTGTTCTTCTCGAAAATCAACGTGTGAAAAACTATGGCTTTACTGCCAGCGAGTTAAAACGTGCGAAAGCATCCATGATGAGTTCCATGGAAACAGCTTATAACGAGCGCGACAAGCGGAAGTCCATCAGCATTGCTGATGAATACAGCCGCAACTTCCTGATGCGTAAAGAGCCTGTTCCCGGTCTTGATAAAGAGCACCAATATTATAAGGAATTCATGCCCACCATCAAGCTGGCAGATGTAAATGCACTGGCAAAAAAATGGCTGACTGATGACAACCGGGTAATAATTATTACAGCACCGGATGTTAAAGGCGTTCCGGTGCCAAGCGAGACCGATGTTAAACAACTGTTGGCTGAAGTTGATACGGCTAAAGTTACACCTTATAAAGATCAGGTTTCTGACTCGCCACTGATGCCCAAACAGCCTATTCCTGGTAAGATTGTCAGCGAAAAGAAAATTCCGGAAGTTAATGCTGAAGAGTGGACACTCTCCAACGGAGCTAAGGTTATCCTGAAAAAAACTGATTTCAAGGATGACGAGATTCTGTTCAGCGCATACGGTCCCGGTGGTTATTCGGTATTCCCGTCTTCCGATGATATTTCCACTGATTTTGCCACCACCATCATGCAAATGAGTGGCCTGTCGGATTTCACTGCTCCTGAACTGGACAAAAAGCTGGCCGGCAAAGTAGCGAGTGTTGCCCCGTATATTCGCCAGATTACGCAAGGCTTCGAGGGCTCTTCTTCCAGGAACGATGTTGAAACAATGCTACAACTGGTGAACCTCTATTTCACACATCCGCGTTTTGACCAATCGGCTTTCAACTCATTCATGACACGAATGGAGAGTCAGCTCGATAACCGGAAAGCTTCACCGGAAGCAGCCTTCTCCGATACTTTCCGTGTAGTAACCAGCAATTACAGCCCATGGGTCCGTCCGCTGACAAAAGAAACTTTGAAAGAAGCAAATTTCGATCGCATCAAGGCCATCGATAAGGACCGTTTCTCCAACGCCGGCGATTTCAAATTCATCTTTGTTGGTAACATCGACTTCGACAAGATGAAACCGTTAGTGGAAACTTACCTTGCTTCGTTGCCGACAACCGGTAAAACTGACCATTGGAAAGATTTGGGCATTCGTCCACCGAAAGGTGCTGTTGTGAAAACAGTGTACAAGGGAACCGAACCCAAGAGTATTCAGTATATCCAGTTCCACGGTCCGCTGAACTACGATACGAAGGACATCGTCGAACTCGACGCACTGTCCAAAATCCTGACCACCCGTTTGCTGGAGAGTATTCGTGAGGACAAATCCAGTGTATATTACATCGGAGCGCGCCCTTCGTTCAATAAACTTCCGGAACCGGAATATACCATGACCATTTATTATGGTACCGATCCGAAGAAAATTGACACATTAAAAACGGCCGTTTTCGATGAAATAAAGGATTTGATTAAGAAGGGCCCGACCCAGGAAGAGGTACACAAGGCAATGGAAAAAATGATGCGGGAACGGGAAACCAATTTGCGTGAAAACAGCTACTGGTCAACTGCATTGAAATCGTATTACCTGAATCACGGTGGCGACTTCTCTACCTTCAATCAGTTTAACACAGAAGTAGATGCCCTGAACCCGGAAGAGTTGCAAAAAGCAGCCAAACGGGTTTGGGATTTCAACAACTACGTAAGTGTTGCCCTGCTTCCCGAAAAAGGGACGAAAGACGAATAA
- a CDS encoding nucleotidyltransferase family protein, translated as MKAMIFAAGLGTRLRPLTDNKPKALVEVAGKTLLQRAIEKVSDAGFDEIVVNIHHFGGQIIDFLKKNDNFGLDIRISDERGELLDTGGGILKARRLLEGLEPFLVYNVDVLCSLDLKKLLEWHRKHKALATLVVRKRETARYLLFDKEMQLSGWTNSKTGEIKMARQTPEVGKFAFSGIHIIEPSIFPLITETGKFPIIPMYLRLAAQNAVYGFEDTSGLWMDLGKPGQLKVAEEMLSD; from the coding sequence ATGAAAGCCATGATTTTCGCGGCTGGCCTTGGCACCCGCCTTCGTCCGTTAACCGATAACAAGCCCAAAGCATTGGTAGAAGTAGCTGGAAAAACGTTGCTTCAACGGGCTATTGAAAAGGTGAGCGATGCCGGTTTTGATGAAATTGTCGTGAACATTCATCATTTTGGTGGTCAGATTATTGATTTCCTGAAAAAGAACGACAACTTTGGGTTGGATATCCGCATTTCCGACGAGCGCGGTGAGTTGCTCGATACGGGCGGTGGCATACTCAAGGCCCGGCGGTTGTTAGAAGGTTTGGAACCTTTCCTGGTTTACAACGTGGATGTGTTGTGTTCGCTCGATTTGAAAAAGTTACTGGAATGGCATCGGAAACATAAAGCATTGGCAACACTGGTTGTCCGGAAACGGGAAACTGCCCGCTATCTTTTGTTCGATAAAGAAATGCAGCTCTCCGGTTGGACAAATAGTAAAACCGGCGAAATAAAAATGGCCAGGCAAACACCGGAAGTCGGTAAGTTTGCTTTCAGTGGCATTCACATCATCGAGCCTTCTATTTTCCCTTTGATTACAGAAACCGGCAAGTTCCCGATTATTCCGATGTATTTACGTTTGGCCGCGCAAAATGCCGTTTATGGATTCGAAGATACTTCGGGTTTATGGATGGATTTGGGTAAGCCGGGGCAATTGAAAGTGGCAGAAGAAATGCTTTCAGATTAG